Sequence from the bacterium genome:
CGCTACCCGCGCTCGGACGGATCGGCCCCGCTGACGGTGCTCGACGCAGTCGATCTGCACATCCGGGAGGGCGAGGTCGTCGTGATCCTCGGTCCCTCGGGCAGCGGGAAGACCACCCTGCTGGGCCTGCTCGCCGGGCTGGATCTTCCGACGGAGGGGCAGGTCGCGCTCCACGGTGTGGATCAAGGCGAGCTCAGTGAGGATGACCGGGCCAGCTTTCGGGCCGAGAACGTGGGCTTCGTGTTCCAGGATTTCCAGCTGATCCCCACGCTGACCGCCCGCGAGAACGTGCAGGTGCCGCTCGAGTTGCTGCCGAAGGAGCGGGCGCCGAGCGCGAGCGAAGCGGGCCGGCGCGCAGACGCCCTGCTGGAGAGGGTCGGACTCGGCGACCGACGAGACCACTTTCCCAGCCAGCTCTCTGGCGGTGAGCAGCAGCGCGTTGGCCTGGCGAGGGCCTTCGCCGCAGAGCCGCGCATCCTCTTCGCGGACGAGCCTACCGGCAACCTCGATCGGAAGACCGGCGAGCGCATCGCCAACCTCCTCTTCGAATTGAATCAGGAGGCCGGCACCACCCTGGTCATCGTCACCCATGATATGTCCCTGGCCGAGCGCGCTGGGAAAATCGTGCACATCGATTCCGGACGCTTGCAGGATGACGGGGCTTGAACCGGCAGTTCGTTTCGGCCATGGCGCGGCGAGAGCTGCGCGGCTCGGGGCGCCGCCTCGCCCTCTACGGCTCCTGCATGGCGCTTGGCATTG
This genomic interval carries:
- a CDS encoding ABC transporter ATP-binding protein, yielding MILARNLSQRYPRSDGSAPLTVLDAVDLHIREGEVVVILGPSGSGKTTLLGLLAGLDLPTEGQVALHGVDQGELSEDDRASFRAENVGFVFQDFQLIPTLTARENVQVPLELLPKERAPSASEAGRRADALLERVGLGDRRDHFPSQLSGGEQQRVGLARAFAAEPRILFADEPTGNLDRKTGERIANLLFELNQEAGTTLVIVTHDMSLAERAGKIVHIDSGRLQDDGA